Sequence from the Fictibacillus arsenicus genome:
GACGATAACCATGGCAGCTGATATGATTCCAGCTTCAACGGCAGCCTGTCCGATAACTAAAGCACCAACAATGGAAACGGTCTGACCGATTGCTTTTGGAAGCCGAAGTCCAGCTTCCCGCAAAATTTCAAGCGTGACTTCCATGATCAAAGCCTCAATTAAGGCAGGGAATGGAACGCCTTCCCTTTGCGCTGCGAGACTGATCAAGAGAGGTGTCGGAAGCATCTCCTGGTGAAAGTTAATGATAGCGATATAAACAGAAGGACCAAGCAATGAAATAAAATAAGCCGTAACACGAAGCAACCTTAACAGGGTAGAGATATCCCAGCGCTGGTAATAATCTTCTGCAGCTTGGAAGAAATGTGTAAACAAAGCGGGAACTAATAAAACAAATGGAGTCCCATCGATAAAGATTGCGATGCGTCCTTCTAAAAGAGCAGCAGCAACTACATCGGGTCTTTCCGTATTAAATACAGTAGGGAAAGGTGTATATACTTCGTCTTGAATAAATTCTTCAATATAGTTGCTTTCCAAAATACCATCAATGTCTATTTTATCAAGGCGTTCATGTACCTCTTTAATGATTTTGTCGTTAGCGATGCTATGAATGTACATGACGGAAATGCTTGTTTGAGTAATGTTACCGATCTCTTTTTTCTCAACCCACAGTCTCGGATCTTTTATTTTTCTTCTGACTAATGCCGTATTGGTCTGAATATTTTCCGTAAAAGCTTCTTTCGGACCACGGACTACATTTTCAGTTGCTGATTCCGAAACATCCCGATCTCTCCAGCCTTTCGCGTTAATCACGAGAGCATTTGGAATTGAATCCACCAGCAAAACAGCGTTTCCTGCGAGTATGGCTGATACGACTTTCTTATAAAGTTGAACTTCTTTTACCATGTTTGCAGGTGCAAAAAACTGTTTCATAAAATCAGAAGCTTCTAGTGTCTCTGTTAAAAACTCCGAGTGTTTAATCAAATGCTCAGATCGACCGATATTCTCGAAAAAGTGACTGATAATCATCTTGTCTACAAGACCATTTATATAGATCAAAACTGCTTTTTTATTCCCAAGCTCAAAATCTGAAAATGAGAGGTCGGAGCTGTTACCGAACGTTTGTTGAAGATACTGTATGTTCAGGTTCAGCTCGGTGGACAAAGCATCCTTAGGCGGAGCTTCATTTTTTGGATCTTCAAGTTGCGGCTGGGCATCAGCTTCATTCTTATCTTTTACCAGCTTCTTGAGCGCCCTTTTCTTAAATACCATCAGCAAAACTCCCGTACAGGTTTTTTGGTATTTTTACCAAGAGAGCGCCTGATTATTCTTAAGGGTACTCTCGAACACAGAAGGGAAAGAAGTCGAATTAAAGGAGTTCCAGTTAGTTTGAAGAAATGATACCTGATGATTATTTTTGTACAGGAGGTTTTTTCATGGATCAGAGGACGATTCTTTTGAGGCAGATGGCAGCCAATCATAATGA
This genomic interval carries:
- a CDS encoding spore germination protein; this translates as MVFKKRALKKLVKDKNEADAQPQLEDPKNEAPPKDALSTELNLNIQYLQQTFGNSSDLSFSDFELGNKKAVLIYINGLVDKMIISHFFENIGRSEHLIKHSEFLTETLEASDFMKQFFAPANMVKEVQLYKKVVSAILAGNAVLLVDSIPNALVINAKGWRDRDVSESATENVVRGPKEAFTENIQTNTALVRRKIKDPRLWVEKKEIGNITQTSISVMYIHSIANDKIIKEVHERLDKIDIDGILESNYIEEFIQDEVYTPFPTVFNTERPDVVAAALLEGRIAIFIDGTPFVLLVPALFTHFFQAAEDYYQRWDISTLLRLLRVTAYFISLLGPSVYIAIINFHQEMLPTPLLISLAAQREGVPFPALIEALIMEVTLEILREAGLRLPKAIGQTVSIVGALVIGQAAVEAGIISAAMVIVVSITAISNFILPAYNMGIAVRILRFLFMFLAGSFGLYGIAAGIFALSLHLCSLRSFGIPYMEPLAPYIASDMKDTLWRKPRWKLVTRPRLINQTNIVRETVPPKNK